ATACGTCCCTCCTATCCCAAAAATAAAGCGACAGCATTATTCCAATATAATGATAAAACTCAACAAAAACGACAAACTAATGAGTTACAGAAACAAAGTCCTTTCGAGCATCGACACCGTTATAAACACAGAGGGCTATAAAAGTGTAAATATTATTGCTGACGTTGACCCATATTAAATTTCACTTCAAATGTATTCCCTAACTCACATTCTTTTGCAAAGCATGAGTAAATATATTCATACATAAAAAAGCCAACTGATCTATTATAAAACCAGTTGGCTTTTTATATGAGTTCCTTAATGTCACCATTTAAGCATAGTGAAAGGGCTTTTTAATCATTAGAACATATATCCTACAGAGAAAATAAACTGATTTGCTCTTTTGCTGAAATCATATTTTGTGTCGCCAATTTTTATTCCGTCCCCTATTTTGCTTAATCCAAACTCATATTTAACGTCTAAAGCTATTTTCCCAAGAATGTTAACACCTGCGTCTAACTGTAAACCCCAAACAGCTTTTCTGAAAACGGTTTTTGCTTTTTCGCTCGCACTGACCTCTTCAGTAATGAACTTTGCAACATCATCTCTATTAAAAAGATTGAATGTGGCTACAGGTCCTAGACCAAGACGAGCTGGTCCCAATTTCATACCGACAACTACAGGAATATCTATTCTTAGATCCCGTTGTTTGACAGCTTTACTTACGGCTTCTCCTGCTTTTTTTATTTCAACTTCGCCTCCTGTTGTTGCAAACAAAAATTCAGGTTGGATATAAACTCCAGCCACAGAAATTTGAGAAAAAAATCCTCCGTGGAATCCCAAAGGAGTGTTCGATACAAGGTTTACAAGATATGTTGTGTCATGTCCGTTTACAGATTGTTTTATTTTCACAAAATCGGACATTTTCACTTGTGATGCGCTTGCTCCTACCCTAATACCATATTTAAAAAATTGAGCATTTGCGATAGAGAAAGCTCCTGCTAAAACGATTAATAACGTTAGTTTTTTCATATTTTTATAATTTTATAGGTTTACAATCAAATATTTAATATGTAAAATTAAAACTATCATACCATATTAAATCATATAATTTTAACTACGAACTACAAAGTTCGATAAAATATTTCTACAAATCAATAGATAATTTATGCAAAACATTTGTTATGACACGCAGCATGTTAAATATCAGCCACTTGTGTCTGAAATAAAAATTGTTAACGTTTTGCTAAAAAATTAAAAAACAGAAAATTGAGAGTTGTTAACAAATTCTTTTGTCTTTCAATTGTATTCTAAGGGTTCTCAAAAACTATCAATTTCCGATTGTTCTGTACAATGAAATTGATAAATCATTGTTATATTGCCCATTATGTACAACTGGTTTAGGAGGAATATATTTTTTTGCAGCATCGAAAGCCGAATATGTAAAACGTGCTTTTACACTCCAATATTCATTAAATTTAATTCCAATACCTGCTGCTACTACAAAATCAAAATCATTAAATCCCGTAATATCAGATGATTGTACAAAACCACTGATATACCCCTCTTCTCTCTCCTTAGCCAAATAAGCAATGCCTGCACTGATGTCAAAAACATATCTGTCGTAATAGTATCGTAAAGTCACAGGGACCTCAACATAATGAAGTTTAAGTTTATAATAATCTGGCTCTTCGTCAGTTGCATTAAAAGAACTTTTACTCCCCTTCGGACGATAAGCAATTTCAAGCATATAAGCAAAGTTGTCGGCAAAACTACGACTTACCCATGCCCCTCCCTGTAATCCGGATTTATTGTATCCTCCGTAACCATCACCATCAAGCTGAGAAGTAATTACACCAAAAGAAAACCCAAATCTAAATGGATGTTGCGCTTTCAATTTATTGTTAAAACATAAAACTAATGAAAAAAATATAGCTATGGTTACCAAATTCCTCATAAATTAGATTGGTTTTTTCTTTCAATTTATAACTCGTTTTATAACTGGGCTTTAAATTGCTCTAAAAACCTCAGATCATTTTCAAAATAAAGACGGAGATCTTTAATTTGATATTTTAGCATTGCTATTCGCTCTATTCCCATACCAAAAGCAAAGCCACTGTATACCTCAGGATCAATATTTAAGCATTCCAACACGTTGGGATCAACCATCCCACAACCCATAATTTCTAACCATCCAGAGTGTTTACAAACATTACAACCTGCTCCTCCACAAATTGTACAACTAACATCCATCTCTGCCGATGGTTCTGTAAATGGAAAGTAAGATGGTCTAAAACGTATTTGCGTCTTCTCCCCAAACATTTCTCGTGCAAAAAACAGAAGTGTTTGTTTCATATCCGCAAACGAAACGTTTGTATCAATGTACAACCCCTCTATTTGATGAAAAATACAGTGTGCTCGCGCTGATATTGCTTCATTACGGAAAACTCTGCCCGGACAAATCACTTTTATTGGCGGGCGTTGACTCTCCATCGTCCTTACCTGAACTGAACTTGTGTGCGTTCTGAGCAAAATATCGGGACGGCGCTGAATAAAAAATGTATCTTGCATATCACGAGCCGGATGCTCTTCGGGAAAATTCAATGCAGAAAACACATGCCAATCATCTTCCATCTCAGGCCCATCAGCAATTACGTAACCTAATCGGGCAAATATATCGTTTATCTCTTTTCTAACAATACTAATAGGATGTCGCGAACCCCAGTTGATAGGTGTAGCAGTACGTGTTAGATCTAATTTAGTTTCCGATTCGCTTGACTGTTCTAGCAATATTTTTGCTTCGTCATACCTTTGTTGTAAAAACTCTTTTAACTGATTGATATTCTGTCCTATTGACCTTTTGGTTTCAGGTGCTACAGTTTTAAAATCTTCAAACAATTGACTTAATAAACCTTTTTTACTTAAAAACTGAAGCCTAAACTGTTCTAACTCTGTAAGATTGGTTATTTGAAACCCTTCGGCTTGATGTTTGATATTATTGATTTTTCCTAACATATAGTTTAAATTTTCGAGCCACTAAAATAATTGATTTTTCGTTTATTGGCAAAACAATACTTTTCAAGTTAGCTGTGAGAATTATATTTTCTATAATGATAACAAGTTCAAAAATCATATCTTTGTAAAAAGTTTTCAACATGCAATTGTTTTTTAACATAGGACGATATTTTGTTTTTGTTAAACGCGTGTTTACTAAACCTGAAAAACCTAAGCTCTATTTATTTAGTATCATTAGAGAAGTTTGGAGTTTAGGCGTTGGTTCTTTGGGTATTGTTGCAACAATCTCTGTCTTTATTGGTGCTGTAATAGCCTTACAATCAGCCTATAATGTAACCAATCCGTTGTTTCCCCTATATTATATAGGACTTGGGGTTCGAGATAGTATGATGTTAGAGTTCAGTTCTACTATCGTTGGGTTAATTTTAGCAGGAAAGGTGGGTTCGAGCATTGCAAGCGAAATTGGTACTATGCGAGTTACCGAACAAATTGATGCTTTGGAAATTATGGGGATTAACCCTGCATCATTCTTAATAATGCCAAAAACTATTGGCATGTTGATTTTCAGCCCTATACTTACAATTCTAAGCATTACTATTGGTATTTTGGGCGGATATTTGGCTGTTCTTGTAACATCTGTTATACCATTACAAGATTATCTGTTTGGATTAACATTAGATTTTGTCCCTTACTATTTAAGCTACTCAATTATCAAAAGCCTAGTATTTGCATTTATAATTACCACTGTTTCTGGCTATCAGGGTTATTATGTTTCCGGCGGATCTTTAGAAGTTGGTAGGGCAAGTACTCAGGGGGTTGTCTATTCAAGTATCTTAATATTAATTTTTAACCTTATTTTAACTCAACTTTTGTTAGCATGATAGAAGTTTGCTCGGTAAGTAAAGCATTCAACAATGTAACTGTTTTGGACGATATCAGTGCCACCTTTGATAAAGGTAAAGTTAACCTTATTATTGGACAAAGTGGCTCGGGAAAAACCGTATTGTTAAAAACTCTTGTTGGATTACATGAACCCGATGCTGGACACGTTTTGTATGACAATCGTAACTTTACTGAAATGAACGTCAATCAAAAGCGTACTATTCGCAAAGAGATTGGTATGCTCTTCCAAGGGAATGCACTATTCGACTGGGCAACTGTTGAACAAAACGTTAGATTTCCACTCGATTTTTTTACTAACAAGCCTATGAAAGAGAAGCAAAAGCATGTTAG
The sequence above is a segment of the Bacteroidales bacterium genome. Coding sequences within it:
- a CDS encoding PorT family protein yields the protein MKKLTLLIVLAGAFSIANAQFFKYGIRVGASASQVKMSDFVKIKQSVNGHDTTYLVNLVSNTPLGFHGGFFSQISVAGVYIQPEFLFATTGGEVEIKKAGEAVSKAVKQRDLRIDIPVVVGMKLGPARLGLGPVATFNLFNRDDVAKFITEEVSASEKAKTVFRKAVWGLQLDAGVNILGKIALDVKYEFGLSKIGDGIKIGDTKYDFSKRANQFIFSVGYMF
- a CDS encoding PorT family protein; this encodes MRNLVTIAIFFSLVLCFNNKLKAQHPFRFGFSFGVITSQLDGDGYGGYNKSGLQGGAWVSRSFADNFAYMLEIAYRPKGSKSSFNATDEEPDYYKLKLHYVEVPVTLRYYYDRYVFDISAGIAYLAKEREEGYISGFVQSSDITGFNDFDFVVAAGIGIKFNEYWSVKARFTYSAFDAAKKYIPPKPVVHNGQYNNDLSISLYRTIGN
- the pheS gene encoding phenylalanine--tRNA ligase subunit alpha; this translates as MLGKINNIKHQAEGFQITNLTELEQFRLQFLSKKGLLSQLFEDFKTVAPETKRSIGQNINQLKEFLQQRYDEAKILLEQSSESETKLDLTRTATPINWGSRHPISIVRKEINDIFARLGYVIADGPEMEDDWHVFSALNFPEEHPARDMQDTFFIQRRPDILLRTHTSSVQVRTMESQRPPIKVICPGRVFRNEAISARAHCIFHQIEGLYIDTNVSFADMKQTLLFFAREMFGEKTQIRFRPSYFPFTEPSAEMDVSCTICGGAGCNVCKHSGWLEIMGCGMVDPNVLECLNIDPEVYSGFAFGMGIERIAMLKYQIKDLRLYFENDLRFLEQFKAQL
- a CDS encoding ABC transporter permease, with the protein product MQLFFNIGRYFVFVKRVFTKPEKPKLYLFSIIREVWSLGVGSLGIVATISVFIGAVIALQSAYNVTNPLFPLYYIGLGVRDSMMLEFSSTIVGLILAGKVGSSIASEIGTMRVTEQIDALEIMGINPASFLIMPKTIGMLIFSPILTILSITIGILGGYLAVLVTSVIPLQDYLFGLTLDFVPYYLSYSIIKSLVFAFIITTVSGYQGYYVSGGSLEVGRASTQGVVYSSILILIFNLILTQLLLA